The Xanthomonas sontii genome contains a region encoding:
- a CDS encoding type IV pilin protein — protein sequence MRLSSFPSRRQRGFTLIELMIVVAIVGVLAAIAFASYQSHVIKARRSAASVCLQQGVQLIERYYTTKMSYANVPLPTCPSDAVQFYDLSFSVAPTANAFKLTATPRTDSPQAKDTQCGALSIDQKGTRTTSTGAGEGTCW from the coding sequence ATGCGACTTTCTTCCTTTCCGTCCCGCCGGCAGCGCGGCTTCACCCTGATCGAACTGATGATCGTGGTCGCGATCGTGGGTGTTCTGGCGGCGATCGCGTTCGCCAGCTATCAGTCGCACGTCATCAAGGCACGCCGCTCGGCCGCGTCCGTCTGTCTGCAGCAGGGGGTGCAACTCATCGAGCGGTACTACACGACCAAGATGTCGTATGCCAATGTGCCGCTGCCGACGTGTCCGAGCGATGCGGTGCAGTTCTATGATCTTTCGTTCAGCGTCGCTCCGACTGCGAATGCGTTCAAGTTGACCGCGACGCCTCGTACGGACAGTCCTCAGGCCAAGGACACCCAGTGCGGTGCGCTCAGCATCGATCAGAAGGGCACGCGTACGACGTCTACCGGCGCTGGCGAGGGCACCTGCTGGTGA
- a CDS encoding Tfp pilus assembly protein FimT/FimU → MRNTATKGYTLLEAMIVMAVICLLAGIGLPAFRELLANQRLTAATHQLSAHFALARSSAISFGVPVSACPSNGDGNCRSDSDWSHGWLVFRDPERQGQPIAPDSILSEGSAPGAGELVMRSNHGRPSIRFLPDGRSAGSNLTVNICERGRLRAAVVVNNTGRIRTRKATEPMPCRMPD, encoded by the coding sequence ATGCGGAACACTGCAACCAAAGGCTACACATTGCTCGAGGCCATGATCGTGATGGCGGTGATCTGCCTGCTCGCCGGCATCGGCCTGCCGGCATTCCGGGAACTGCTGGCGAACCAGCGCTTGACGGCCGCCACGCACCAGCTGAGCGCGCACTTCGCCCTGGCACGCAGCAGCGCCATCAGCTTCGGCGTCCCGGTCAGCGCCTGCCCGTCCAACGGAGACGGCAATTGCCGCAGCGACAGCGACTGGAGCCACGGCTGGCTGGTGTTCCGCGACCCGGAGCGACAAGGCCAGCCGATCGCGCCGGACAGCATCCTCAGTGAAGGCAGCGCACCGGGCGCCGGCGAGCTGGTCATGCGCTCCAACCATGGCCGGCCCTCGATCCGCTTCCTGCCCGATGGGCGCAGCGCCGGCAGCAACCTGACCGTCAACATCTGCGAACGGGGCCGGCTACGCGCGGCGGTGGTGGTGAACAACACCGGACGCATCCGCACGCGAAAAGCGACCGAACCGATGCCCTGCCGGATGCCGGACTGA
- a CDS encoding type IV secretory system conjugative DNA transfer family protein, translating into MLTAVCGYFLSGYLVLLLLKLDTRMFGLGTYYQYVHAIGLPEVAPYVGKIKWAGYLGFGLPGLVALLILVLMFRPPKRSLHGDARFAGAADLSKHGLFKTSGDGIVVGKFRGKLVRLSGQQFVILAAPTRSGKGVGVVIPNLLEYQESVVVLDIKQENFDLTSGWRASQGQEVFLFNPFAEDRRTHRWNPLSYVSDDPAFRVSDLMSIAAMLYPDGSDDQKFWVSQARNAFMAFSLYLFENWDDERNIGFPGGLGTPTLGAIYRLSSGDGTDLKKYLKSLSERRFLSGNAKSAFSNLLSQADETFASIMGTLKEPLNAWINPVLDAATSDNDFLLTDLRKKKMTIYIGIQPNKLAESRLIINLFFSQIINLNTKELPKSNPALKYQCLLLMDEFTAIGKVDIIASAVSYMAGYNVRLLPIIQSMAQLDATYGKDISRTIITNHALQILYAPREQQDANDYSEMLGYTTFRKKNVTRGKDVTRSVSEEKRALMLPQELKAMGNDQEVFLYEGIPHPVKCDKIKYYKDRYFTARLRPKVDIPTLSI; encoded by the coding sequence GTGCTCACAGCCGTCTGCGGCTATTTCCTGTCCGGCTACCTGGTCCTGCTGCTGCTGAAGCTGGACACACGGATGTTCGGGCTAGGCACCTACTACCAGTACGTTCATGCCATCGGCTTGCCGGAGGTGGCTCCGTACGTCGGCAAGATCAAATGGGCCGGCTACCTCGGCTTCGGCTTGCCCGGCCTGGTGGCCCTGCTGATCCTGGTACTGATGTTCAGGCCGCCCAAGCGCAGCCTGCATGGCGACGCGCGCTTCGCCGGCGCGGCCGATCTGTCCAAGCATGGGCTGTTCAAGACCAGCGGCGACGGCATCGTGGTCGGCAAGTTCCGCGGCAAGCTGGTGCGCCTCAGCGGCCAGCAGTTCGTGATCCTGGCGGCCCCGACCCGGTCGGGCAAGGGCGTCGGCGTGGTCATTCCGAACCTGCTGGAGTACCAGGAATCGGTGGTCGTCCTGGACATCAAGCAGGAGAATTTCGATCTGACCAGCGGCTGGCGCGCCAGCCAGGGCCAGGAGGTGTTCCTGTTCAATCCGTTCGCCGAGGACCGTCGCACCCATCGCTGGAATCCGCTCAGCTATGTCTCCGACGATCCGGCGTTCCGCGTCTCGGACCTGATGAGCATCGCCGCCATGTTGTATCCGGATGGCTCCGACGACCAGAAGTTCTGGGTCAGCCAGGCGCGCAATGCATTCATGGCGTTCTCGCTCTACCTGTTCGAGAACTGGGACGACGAGCGCAACATCGGCTTTCCCGGCGGTCTCGGCACGCCGACGCTGGGCGCGATCTACCGTCTGTCGTCCGGCGACGGCACCGACCTGAAGAAGTACCTGAAGTCGCTGTCGGAGCGGCGCTTCCTCAGCGGCAATGCCAAGTCGGCGTTCTCCAACCTGCTGTCGCAGGCGGACGAGACCTTCGCCTCGATCATGGGCACGCTGAAGGAGCCGCTCAATGCCTGGATCAATCCGGTGCTGGATGCGGCCACCAGCGACAACGACTTCCTGCTGACCGACCTGCGCAAGAAGAAGATGACCATCTACATCGGCATCCAGCCCAACAAGCTGGCCGAGAGCCGCCTGATCATCAACCTGTTCTTCAGCCAGATCATCAACCTCAACACCAAGGAACTGCCCAAGAGCAATCCGGCGCTGAAGTATCAGTGCCTGCTGCTGATGGACGAGTTCACCGCGATCGGCAAGGTCGACATCATCGCCTCGGCAGTGTCATATATGGCTGGCTACAATGTCCGCCTTCTGCCGATCATCCAGAGCATGGCGCAGCTCGATGCCACCTATGGCAAGGACATCTCGCGGACCATCATCACGAATCATGCACTGCAGATTCTCTACGCTCCGCGCGAGCAGCAGGATGCCAACGACTACTCCGAGATGCTCGGCTACACCACCTTCCGCAAGAAGAACGTCACCCGCGGCAAGGATGTGACCCGAAGCGTGTCGGAGGAGAAGCGGGCGCTGATGCTGCCGCAAGAGTTGAAGGCGATGGGCAACGATCAAGAGGTGTTCTTGTACGAGGGCATTCCGCATCCGGTGAAGTGCGACAAGATCAAGTACTACAAGGATCGCTACTTCACCGCGCGGCTGCGTCCCAAAGTCGATATTCCGACACTCTCGATATGA
- a CDS encoding PilW family protein: MNILIARALPRRQSGFNLIELMISMLLGLLVVGAAIGIFLSNRQTYAATEGLSRLQESARTGFEMMAQDIREAGGNPCDSGLPVANVLNNPTASWWMNWALPLTGYKNSNPSGLTVTAGTDAIQILSAGTGGATVTAHNPANQTLTLNAAAPDLHSNAIMLLCDRQQLAVLQVNSVSGTTASYASGGLNACTRLGRLPGVCVAGSNNYTYEINSILTEVRAVRWYVAASSGGTGGTSLYQEVALPGGTSQKNEIADGVTGLQFKYLSTGGTAYADASGVGNWANVIAVKIDMTVSADTSAGANKQPVTRTFSTIVSIRNRNP, from the coding sequence GTGAACATACTGATCGCGCGGGCGCTGCCACGGCGCCAATCCGGCTTCAACCTGATCGAGCTGATGATCTCGATGCTGCTCGGCCTGCTGGTGGTCGGTGCGGCGATCGGCATCTTTCTCTCCAACCGCCAGACATATGCGGCGACCGAGGGCCTCAGCCGGCTCCAGGAGTCGGCCCGGACCGGTTTCGAGATGATGGCGCAGGACATCCGCGAGGCTGGCGGCAATCCTTGCGATTCCGGATTGCCGGTCGCGAACGTGCTGAACAATCCCACGGCGAGTTGGTGGATGAATTGGGCGCTGCCGCTGACGGGCTACAAAAACAGCAACCCGTCCGGTCTCACCGTCACGGCAGGCACCGACGCGATCCAGATCCTCTCCGCGGGTACCGGCGGCGCCACCGTGACCGCGCACAACCCGGCGAACCAGACGCTGACGCTCAACGCGGCGGCGCCGGACCTGCACAGCAACGCGATCATGCTGCTGTGCGACCGCCAGCAATTGGCGGTGCTGCAGGTGAACAGCGTTTCCGGCACCACGGCCAGTTACGCGAGCGGCGGCCTCAATGCCTGCACACGGCTCGGGCGCCTGCCGGGCGTGTGCGTCGCCGGCTCGAACAATTACACCTACGAGATCAACTCCATCCTGACCGAAGTGCGGGCGGTGCGCTGGTATGTCGCGGCCAGCAGCGGAGGAACGGGTGGCACCTCCTTGTATCAGGAAGTGGCCTTGCCGGGCGGCACGAGCCAGAAGAACGAAATCGCCGATGGCGTCACCGGCCTGCAGTTCAAGTATCTGTCCACCGGCGGCACCGCCTATGCCGATGCCAGCGGCGTGGGCAACTGGGCCAACGTGATCGCGGTGAAGATCGACATGACCGTCAGCGCCGATACGTCGGCCGGCGCCAACAAGCAGCCGGTGACGCGGACCTTCAGCACGATCGTGAGCATCAGGAACCGGAACCCGTGA
- a CDS encoding pilus assembly protein produces the protein MTSRAKKTTYRDWLLAVVAGLFIGTVGGAGADVDVSQSPLYVGSDVPGNLAFVPSVEFPTVISKANLSDTYSASSRFVGYFDSEKCYRYHYSATESDRYFYPVSLLGNNPSSYACAGAGVWAGNFLNWAATQTIDPFRSALTGGYRSRDTASETLLEKAVADRVATSNFPRRSISNNATLIAGGTGAQWQNFNMRIDGLGNQMFFANGNLVDPSSNQQIAYDPSKHALNGSFLKPDGSPCDTLFNLGCVRDTTLTFQVSVRVKVCDASLGTAYLEDNCVAYPSGYYKPEGLIQQYAKRIRYSIFGYKNTDDPAVDSGILRANQKFVGPYTYNPDQGTLANAAREWDPQTGVIYQNPDVADAAATNAAIGGTDPRYQIVNSGVINYLNKFGQLNTGKNVKSYDDVSELYYAAIRYFKHQGNIAAYSSLSGNAQQRYQQADGFPVITQWNDPISYRCQINVILGIGDTNTHLDKNLPGNTTNLSGEPATPPEVTRDTSVSVIDRMTQIWRKEGKSANDAASAAVTSQFNSDKNSAYIAALAYDAHTKDLRPDTASDGLPGKQTLSTHWVDVVEYGDYKSPSTNQYWLTTKYGGFRVPEGYDPETNISALADSTWWDGSSYVNGNTNYKKPDNYYLAADAEKMVASLRQAFERILEEMKGSAASLASNTTKLEAGARTYQSVFYSGTWRGDVVAYDVNQTTGALTQAWSAGAQLPAWDTRTIKFVNSNGNLDNFAYGKLAGTPLSSATQNQINYLRGDRSQEKANGGVLRTRSGILGDIVNSQPVYVGAPNPRLYTTATFNGASAYASFAAAKSTRAPMIYVGANDGMLHGFDASTGAEKFAFVPKAAMTGLLDYTDPNYQHRYYVDGELTVSDVYSGGSWRSVLIGTMGRGGKGMFALDVTDPNNITLLWDKTSTTTDLVGLGNNLGKPIIGQLANGQWYAMLGNGPNSSGDSADLILVNAITGASSRIQTGSSGNNGLSGVLAWSSNNDFIVDRLYAGDLNGNVWRFDMSGATGTVRQLFSANYASKAQPITAAPTAAKDPATGLTWVFFGTGKYLSSGDLGNKDVQSWYGLIDRGSTIPSNRSTLNKVNILQEGTVNGFAVRVIEDKPNAGQDGWYMDLLSPPGTPQGERMVVSNFFQGTALIGTTRIPDSGDVCSPSGKGFVMAINPFTGGRLSQSFFDLDGSGGSSTGDTLNGTPVSGIGLNSSPNSPIFIGNQMQIALDNASTTTLGTNSSALSMKRVSWRELLRNN, from the coding sequence ATGACCAGCCGAGCGAAGAAGACGACGTACCGGGACTGGCTCCTTGCCGTGGTGGCCGGTCTATTCATCGGTACCGTCGGCGGGGCCGGTGCGGATGTGGATGTCTCGCAGTCGCCGTTATATGTGGGCAGCGACGTGCCGGGCAACCTGGCATTCGTGCCGTCGGTGGAGTTTCCGACGGTGATCAGCAAGGCGAATTTGTCCGATACGTATTCGGCGTCCAGCAGGTTTGTTGGCTATTTCGATTCCGAGAAGTGCTACAGATACCACTACAGCGCCACGGAGAGCGATCGTTATTTCTATCCCGTCAGCTTGCTGGGCAACAATCCGAGCAGCTATGCCTGCGCTGGGGCGGGCGTGTGGGCAGGCAACTTCCTCAACTGGGCCGCAACCCAGACCATCGATCCGTTCCGCTCGGCATTGACGGGCGGCTATCGTTCGCGCGACACGGCGAGCGAGACGCTGCTGGAAAAGGCGGTCGCCGATCGCGTGGCGACCAGTAATTTCCCGCGCCGTTCGATCAGCAACAATGCCACGCTGATCGCGGGAGGGACGGGTGCGCAGTGGCAGAACTTCAACATGCGCATCGACGGGCTGGGCAACCAGATGTTCTTTGCCAACGGCAACCTGGTCGATCCCTCTTCGAATCAGCAGATTGCCTACGATCCAAGCAAGCATGCCTTGAATGGCAGCTTTCTCAAACCGGATGGCTCGCCTTGCGACACACTTTTCAATCTCGGCTGCGTGCGCGATACGACGCTGACGTTCCAGGTCTCGGTGCGGGTCAAGGTATGCGATGCCAGCCTCGGAACCGCCTATCTTGAAGATAACTGCGTCGCTTACCCTAGCGGCTACTACAAGCCGGAAGGGTTGATCCAGCAGTATGCAAAACGGATCCGTTACAGCATCTTCGGTTACAAGAATACCGATGATCCGGCCGTGGATAGCGGTATTCTGCGCGCCAACCAAAAATTCGTCGGGCCTTACACCTACAATCCTGATCAAGGGACACTTGCGAATGCGGCGCGAGAGTGGGATCCGCAGACTGGCGTCATCTATCAAAATCCCGATGTTGCCGATGCTGCAGCAACGAACGCGGCGATCGGCGGGACAGACCCGCGCTATCAGATCGTCAACAGCGGCGTCATCAATTATCTGAACAAGTTCGGTCAACTCAATACCGGCAAGAACGTCAAGTCGTACGATGATGTCAGCGAGCTCTATTACGCCGCAATCCGCTATTTCAAGCATCAGGGCAATATCGCGGCCTACTCTTCGTTGAGCGGAAACGCGCAGCAGCGATACCAGCAAGCCGATGGTTTTCCGGTCATCACCCAGTGGAACGATCCGATTTCCTATCGCTGCCAGATCAATGTGATCTTGGGCATCGGCGACACCAATACGCATTTGGACAAGAATCTGCCAGGCAACACCACCAACCTGAGTGGCGAGCCGGCCACACCTCCGGAAGTGACCCGCGATACCTCGGTCAGCGTCATCGACCGTATGACCCAGATCTGGCGTAAGGAAGGCAAGTCTGCCAACGACGCCGCCTCCGCCGCGGTCACGTCGCAGTTCAACAGCGACAAGAACTCCGCCTACATCGCGGCGCTCGCCTACGACGCGCACACCAAGGATCTGCGTCCCGACACCGCCAGCGATGGCTTGCCTGGCAAGCAGACCCTCTCCACACACTGGGTCGACGTGGTGGAATATGGCGATTACAAGTCGCCGAGCACCAACCAGTATTGGCTGACCACGAAGTACGGCGGTTTCCGTGTGCCGGAAGGCTACGATCCGGAGACCAATATCAGCGCCTTGGCGGACTCCACCTGGTGGGACGGCAGCTCCTATGTCAATGGCAATACCAATTACAAGAAGCCTGACAATTACTACCTTGCCGCCGACGCGGAAAAGATGGTGGCGAGCCTGCGCCAGGCGTTCGAGCGCATCCTGGAGGAGATGAAGGGGTCTGCAGCTTCCCTCGCCAGCAATACGACCAAGCTTGAAGCGGGCGCGCGGACGTACCAGTCCGTGTTCTACAGCGGCACCTGGCGTGGCGATGTGGTGGCGTACGACGTCAACCAGACCACCGGCGCGCTGACGCAGGCGTGGAGCGCGGGCGCGCAGCTCCCGGCCTGGGATACCCGGACGATCAAGTTCGTCAACTCGAATGGGAATCTGGACAATTTCGCCTACGGCAAGCTCGCCGGAACCCCGTTGTCGTCTGCAACGCAGAACCAGATCAACTATCTGCGTGGCGATCGCTCGCAGGAGAAGGCCAACGGTGGCGTCCTGCGTACCCGTAGCGGCATCCTTGGCGACATCGTCAACTCGCAGCCGGTCTATGTGGGAGCACCCAACCCACGGCTGTACACGACGGCGACGTTCAACGGCGCCAGCGCTTATGCCTCCTTCGCTGCGGCCAAGTCCACGCGCGCGCCGATGATCTATGTCGGTGCCAATGACGGCATGCTGCATGGGTTCGATGCCAGCACCGGTGCGGAGAAGTTCGCCTTCGTGCCGAAAGCGGCGATGACCGGGTTGCTGGACTACACCGATCCGAACTACCAGCACCGGTATTACGTGGATGGCGAACTCACCGTGTCGGACGTCTACTCCGGGGGCAGCTGGCGCTCGGTGCTGATCGGCACCATGGGGCGGGGCGGAAAGGGCATGTTCGCGCTTGACGTCACCGATCCCAACAACATCACTCTGCTGTGGGACAAGACCTCCACGACCACCGACCTCGTCGGGCTGGGCAACAATCTCGGCAAGCCGATCATCGGGCAGCTCGCCAACGGCCAGTGGTACGCGATGCTCGGCAATGGTCCTAACAGCAGCGGCGATTCGGCCGATCTCATCCTGGTGAATGCCATCACCGGTGCGTCCAGCCGTATCCAGACGGGGTCGAGCGGCAACAATGGCCTGTCCGGTGTCCTGGCCTGGTCGTCCAACAACGATTTCATCGTCGATCGTCTGTACGCTGGCGATCTCAACGGGAATGTCTGGCGGTTCGACATGTCCGGCGCGACCGGGACGGTGCGCCAGCTGTTCTCCGCCAACTATGCGTCCAAGGCGCAACCGATCACCGCTGCACCCACGGCGGCGAAGGATCCGGCGACGGGCCTGACCTGGGTGTTCTTCGGGACCGGCAAGTACCTGTCCAGCGGCGATCTGGGCAACAAGGACGTGCAGAGTTGGTATGGCCTGATCGACCGCGGCAGCACCATCCCCTCCAATCGTTCCACCCTGAACAAGGTCAACATCCTGCAGGAAGGCACCGTCAACGGCTTTGCCGTGCGCGTGATCGAGGACAAGCCCAACGCCGGGCAGGACGGCTGGTACATGGACCTGCTGTCGCCTCCCGGCACGCCGCAGGGCGAGCGCATGGTGGTGTCCAACTTCTTCCAGGGCACGGCGCTGATCGGGACCACGCGTATTCCGGATTCGGGCGATGTGTGCAGCCCCAGCGGCAAGGGCTTCGTGATGGCGATCAACCCGTTCACCGGCGGCCGGCTGTCGCAATCCTTCTTCGACTTGGACGGCAGCGGCGGATCCAGCACCGGCGATACACTCAATGGCACCCCTGTCTCCGGCATCGGCCTGAACAGCAGCCCCAACAGTCCGATCTTCATTGGCAACCAGATGCAGATCGCGTTGGATAACGCGAGTACGACCACGCTCGGTACCAACAGCAGCGCGCTCAGCATGAAGCGCGTGTCCTGGCGCGAACTTCTGAGGAACAATTGA
- the uvrB gene encoding excinuclease ABC subunit UvrB, with translation MSDRFQLVSPYSPAGDQPQAIEKLVAGFEAGLAKQTLLGVTGSGKTYTIANVVQAIQKPTLVMAPNKTLAAQLYGEFKAFFPNNAVEYFVSYYDYYQPEAYVPSSDTFIEKDSSINEHIEQMRLAATKTLLSRRDALVVATVSAIYGLGAPEDYLSLRLILSIGEHVEQRQLIRHLTDLQYTRNEYELHRGSFRVRGEVIDVFPAESDSEALRIELFDGDVEQLTLFDPLTGETLRKLQRYTIYPKTHYATTRERTLSAVDTIKLELKDRLEQLYAQNKLVEAQRLAQRTQFDLEMMAEVGFCNGIENYSRHLTGKAPGEPPPTLFDYLPPDALLVVDESHVTVPQIGAMYKGDRSRKETLVEFGFRLPSALDNRPLRFEEWEARSPRSIYVSATPGPYELRESAGEITELVVRPTGLIDPEVEIRPVATQVDDLLSEINLRVADGDRVLVTTLTKRMAENLTEYLGEHGVKVRYLHSDIDTVERVEIIRDLRLGKFDVLVGINLLREGLDMPEVSLVAILDADKEGFLRSTGSLIQTIGRAARNLRGKAILYADKMTRSMQAAIDETGRRREKQVEYNLEHGIVPKSVARPIVDILEGAREDATEAKSGKGKGKGKARRVAEEPADYRALAPAEIAARLKALEQEMYQHARDLEFEDAARVRDQIKKLRDASLVG, from the coding sequence ATGTCCGACCGTTTCCAACTCGTATCGCCGTATTCGCCGGCCGGCGACCAGCCGCAGGCGATCGAGAAGCTGGTGGCCGGCTTCGAGGCCGGCCTGGCCAAGCAGACCCTGCTCGGCGTGACCGGGTCGGGCAAGACCTACACCATCGCCAACGTGGTCCAGGCGATCCAGAAGCCGACCCTAGTGATGGCGCCGAACAAGACGCTGGCGGCGCAGCTGTACGGCGAGTTCAAGGCGTTCTTCCCCAACAACGCGGTCGAGTACTTCGTCAGCTACTACGACTACTACCAGCCCGAGGCCTACGTGCCGTCCTCGGACACCTTCATCGAGAAGGACAGTTCGATCAACGAGCATATCGAGCAGATGCGCCTGGCCGCGACCAAGACCCTGCTGTCTCGACGCGATGCGCTGGTGGTGGCGACGGTCTCGGCGATCTACGGCCTGGGCGCGCCGGAGGACTACCTGTCGCTGCGGCTGATCCTGTCGATCGGCGAGCACGTGGAGCAGCGCCAGTTGATCCGCCACCTGACCGACCTGCAGTACACCCGCAACGAGTACGAATTGCACCGCGGCAGTTTCCGCGTACGCGGTGAGGTCATCGATGTGTTCCCGGCCGAATCCGACAGCGAGGCCTTGCGCATCGAACTGTTCGACGGCGACGTGGAGCAGCTGACCCTGTTCGATCCGCTGACCGGCGAGACGCTGCGCAAGCTGCAGCGCTACACGATCTACCCCAAGACCCACTACGCCACCACCCGCGAGCGCACGCTCAGCGCGGTGGACACGATCAAGCTGGAGCTGAAGGATCGGCTCGAACAGCTGTATGCGCAGAACAAGCTGGTAGAGGCGCAGCGGCTGGCGCAGCGTACCCAGTTCGACCTGGAAATGATGGCCGAGGTCGGCTTCTGCAACGGCATCGAGAACTACTCGCGGCATCTGACCGGCAAGGCGCCGGGCGAACCGCCGCCGACCCTGTTCGACTACCTGCCGCCGGACGCCTTGCTGGTGGTGGACGAGTCGCACGTCACCGTGCCGCAGATCGGCGCGATGTACAAAGGCGACCGTTCGCGCAAGGAGACCCTGGTGGAATTCGGTTTCCGACTGCCGTCGGCGCTGGATAACCGGCCGCTGCGCTTCGAGGAATGGGAGGCGCGCTCGCCGCGCAGCATCTACGTCTCGGCCACGCCGGGGCCCTACGAGTTGCGCGAGTCGGCCGGCGAGATCACCGAACTGGTGGTGCGCCCGACCGGGCTGATCGATCCGGAAGTGGAGATCCGGCCGGTGGCGACCCAGGTCGACGATCTGCTGTCGGAGATCAACCTGCGCGTGGCCGATGGCGACCGCGTCCTGGTCACCACGCTCACCAAACGCATGGCCGAGAACCTCACCGAGTATCTGGGCGAGCACGGGGTGAAGGTGCGCTACCTGCACTCGGACATCGATACGGTCGAGCGCGTGGAGATCATCCGCGACCTGCGCCTGGGCAAGTTCGACGTGCTGGTCGGCATCAACCTGCTGCGCGAGGGCCTGGACATGCCGGAGGTCTCGCTGGTCGCGATCCTCGATGCCGACAAGGAAGGCTTCCTGCGCTCCACCGGCTCGCTGATCCAGACCATCGGCCGTGCCGCGCGCAACCTGCGCGGCAAGGCGATCCTCTACGCGGACAAGATGACGCGTTCGATGCAGGCCGCGATCGACGAAACCGGGCGCCGCCGCGAGAAGCAGGTGGAGTACAACCTGGAACACGGGATCGTCCCGAAGTCGGTGGCGCGCCCGATCGTGGACATCCTGGAGGGCGCGCGCGAGGACGCGACCGAGGCCAAGTCGGGCAAGGGCAAAGGCAAGGGCAAGGCGCGCCGGGTCGCGGAAGAGCCGGCCGACTACCGGGCGCTGGCGCCGGCGGAGATCGCCGCGCGGCTCAAGGCGCTGGAGCAGGAGATGTACCAGCACGCGCGGGACTTGGAGTTCGAGGATGCGGCGCGGGTGCGCGACCAGATCAAGAAGCTGCGCGATGCCAGTCTGGTCGGCTAG
- the pilV gene encoding type IV pilus modification protein PilV translates to MKRFENGRHMAGVTLIEVMISVLILGVGMLGVAAMQTTALRNNQSALQRSQIVMQTYTILDAMRANRSAAMLGAYNTGSMLCTAPAAGDLAANDKAVWLSGLKAAIGGDPATTCGSIACNDGNCTITVQWDDSRGVNSSAGGNTSGSATQTLSTTAQL, encoded by the coding sequence ATGAAGCGGTTCGAGAACGGTAGACACATGGCGGGCGTCACCCTCATCGAGGTGATGATCTCGGTGCTGATCCTGGGGGTGGGGATGCTGGGCGTGGCGGCGATGCAGACCACGGCGTTGCGCAACAACCAGAGCGCGCTGCAGCGCAGCCAGATCGTCATGCAGACCTACACCATCCTCGATGCGATGCGGGCCAACCGCAGCGCGGCGATGCTGGGGGCCTACAACACCGGCAGTATGCTCTGCACGGCGCCGGCGGCGGGCGACCTGGCGGCGAACGACAAGGCGGTCTGGCTCAGCGGGTTGAAGGCGGCGATCGGGGGCGACCCGGCTACCACGTGCGGCTCCATCGCCTGCAACGACGGCAATTGCACGATCACCGTGCAATGGGACGACAGCCGCGGCGTGAACTCCAGTGCCGGCGGCAACACCAGCGGCAGCGCGACCCAGACCCTGAGCACGACGGCCCAACTGTGA
- a CDS encoding PilX N-terminal domain-containing pilus assembly protein — translation MNTSPSPRRQSGISLIVVLLLLLVMTLLGLAVLRGTLLQERMSSNMYDRSLGFQAAEGALRDAEKAIQDAAKSGNTIGFNCSSGTTVCPAVPSNTYTGNASSGCALGTQECWVDGTVTPTGQAVPAQYYIQYLGQRTSEDQLGLGSSINQNQYGGTGGTSLEHYYRVIARSGNPAASNGRAIVVLQTNVTVK, via the coding sequence GTGAACACGTCGCCATCGCCCCGCCGGCAGTCCGGCATTTCGCTCATCGTCGTCCTGTTGCTGTTGCTGGTGATGACCCTGCTGGGGCTCGCCGTCTTGCGCGGCACGCTGCTGCAGGAGCGCATGTCCTCCAACATGTACGACCGCAGCCTGGGGTTCCAGGCCGCCGAAGGCGCCTTGCGCGATGCGGAGAAGGCCATTCAGGACGCCGCCAAGTCCGGCAATACCATCGGCTTCAATTGTTCGTCGGGAACGACGGTATGCCCGGCCGTTCCCAGCAACACGTATACCGGCAATGCCTCCAGCGGTTGTGCGCTCGGCACCCAGGAGTGCTGGGTGGACGGCACGGTGACCCCGACGGGCCAGGCCGTCCCCGCGCAGTACTACATCCAGTATCTGGGCCAGCGCACCAGCGAGGATCAGCTGGGCCTGGGGTCGAGCATCAATCAGAACCAGTACGGCGGCACCGGCGGCACCTCGCTGGAGCACTACTACCGCGTCATCGCGCGCAGCGGCAACCCGGCCGCGTCCAATGGCCGGGCCATTGTCGTGCTGCAGACCAACGTCACCGTCAAGTAA